The Hymenobacter sp. GOD-10R genome includes a window with the following:
- a CDS encoding lysozyme inhibitor LprI family protein, translated as MKKGILLLALLTMSLGATAQRQAQMNAKTCGDYRKADQQLNQLYQQVLKLYAKDAVFLKAFKASQVAWLKFRDAQAEALYPKRLNQDKQVTYGSVYSLCSCQTLTSLTNDRNKQLKVWVVGIEEGDTCSGSVRAKAQ; from the coding sequence ATGAAAAAAGGAATTCTGCTACTTGCGCTACTCACAATGAGTCTAGGTGCTACCGCTCAAAGGCAGGCGCAAATGAATGCCAAAACCTGCGGCGACTATCGCAAGGCCGATCAGCAACTCAATCAGCTCTACCAGCAAGTGCTGAAGCTCTATGCTAAGGATGCCGTGTTCCTGAAAGCGTTTAAGGCGTCGCAGGTGGCGTGGCTGAAGTTTCGGGATGCGCAAGCAGAAGCACTTTACCCCAAGCGGCTTAACCAAGACAAGCAGGTAACCTATGGCTCCGTTTACTCGCTTTGCTCTTGTCAGACGTTGACCAGCTTGACAAATGATCGGAATAAGCAACTGAAAGTGTGGGTAGTAGGTATTGAGGAAGGAGATACTTGCTCAGGTTCAGTGCGAGCGAAAGCACAATAA
- the rseP gene encoding RIP metalloprotease RseP — protein MEILIMAGQMLLGLSILVGLHEFGHFATAKYFKIRVDKFYIFFDFLFPLPGVANFALFKKKVGETEYGLGWFPLGGYVAIHGMIDETQDADSLAAEPAPNEFRAKPAWQRLIVMLGGIIMNVITGIVIFSALTFKYGESYLPASEVRFGVVPNKLGEQIGFRTGDKIVKINGRPFTEFNDVYSADVVLGNHSYYTVDRNGQLIDIPVPSDFMDRLSDQDQAAFVVPLDPFVVDEVVAGGPASKAGLQTGDRITQVGKQKIQFFPELQQALKANASKPTPLIVERSGQPVTLTVNVDEEGKVGFRPKSLLNYATRNYSLAEAVPAGAKQAFGVVGTQVKAFGKIFRGEASARKSLGGPMAIAQQYGGKWDWIRFWTLTGMLSMVLAFMNLLPIPALDGGHVLFLLYEMVAGRKPSDKFLENAQKVGMVLILSLMVFVIFNDLFKSLF, from the coding sequence TTGGAAATTCTCATCATGGCCGGCCAGATGTTGCTTGGCCTTTCCATCTTGGTGGGCTTGCACGAATTCGGGCACTTTGCCACTGCCAAATACTTTAAGATTCGCGTCGACAAGTTTTATATCTTCTTCGATTTTCTGTTTCCGCTACCGGGTGTCGCCAACTTTGCTTTGTTTAAGAAGAAAGTAGGAGAGACGGAGTACGGCCTAGGATGGTTCCCGCTCGGTGGCTACGTGGCCATTCACGGCATGATCGACGAAACCCAGGACGCCGATTCGCTCGCCGCCGAACCCGCCCCGAATGAATTTCGCGCCAAGCCAGCCTGGCAGCGCCTGATTGTGATGCTAGGCGGTATCATCATGAACGTAATTACTGGCATTGTCATCTTCTCAGCCCTTACGTTCAAGTACGGTGAAAGCTACCTACCCGCTTCCGAAGTCCGCTTTGGTGTGGTGCCCAATAAGCTAGGTGAGCAAATAGGCTTCCGGACGGGCGACAAGATTGTAAAGATCAATGGGCGTCCGTTCACTGAGTTCAACGACGTGTACAGCGCCGATGTCGTGCTTGGCAACCATAGCTACTACACCGTCGACCGCAATGGCCAACTGATCGATATTCCGGTACCAAGTGATTTCATGGATCGGCTTTCAGATCAGGACCAAGCCGCCTTCGTGGTACCGCTCGACCCGTTTGTGGTAGATGAAGTAGTTGCTGGCGGACCAGCCTCCAAGGCGGGCCTGCAAACCGGTGACCGGATCACGCAAGTGGGCAAGCAAAAAATTCAGTTCTTTCCCGAACTCCAACAGGCACTAAAAGCCAATGCCAGCAAGCCCACACCGCTGATTGTAGAGCGTAGCGGCCAGCCCGTGACGCTTACCGTGAACGTAGACGAAGAAGGCAAGGTAGGCTTCCGGCCTAAGTCGTTGCTCAACTATGCCACGCGCAACTACAGCCTTGCCGAGGCGGTACCTGCGGGGGCGAAACAAGCTTTCGGCGTAGTTGGAACCCAGGTGAAAGCCTTTGGTAAGATCTTCCGGGGAGAAGCGTCAGCTCGGAAGTCGCTAGGTGGCCCTATGGCAATTGCGCAGCAGTACGGCGGCAAGTGGGACTGGATCCGCTTCTGGACCTTGACGGGCATGCTCTCAATGGTGCTAGCTTTCATGAACCTGCTGCCCATTCCGGCCCTCGATGGAGGTCACGTGCTGTTCTTGCTTTATGAAATGGTTGCTGGTCGCAAGCCCTCCGATAAGTTCTTGGAGAATGCCCAGAAGGTCGGTATGGTGCTGATCCTGAGCCTAATGGTCTTTGTAATTTTCAACGACCTGTTCAAATCCTTGTTTTAA
- a CDS encoding 1-deoxy-D-xylulose-5-phosphate reductoisomerase: MSSSHPKRVTLLGSTGSIGTQALDVIRAHPGRFTVTALSAQSNAELLIRQAREFQPAAVVIGDETKYTTVKSALADQATEVLAGVAALADVAGRDDADVVLTAMVGYAGLLPTVRAIRAGKTIALANKETLVVAGQLITKLVKEYGVRLYPVDSEHSAIFQCLVGEERNSIEKIILTASGGPFRGRTAEQLATVTKAQALKHPNWDMGAKITIDSASLMNKGLEVIEAKWLFNLTDEQIDVVVHPQSIIHSLVQFEDGSLKAQLGLPDMKLPIQYALGYPERLPSSFPRFSFLDYPQLTFEQPDRATFRNLPLAFEAMRRGGNAPCILNAANEVAVAGFLRDELGFLQMPDLVESCLTKVSYLADPSLDDYVATDQETRRVAQELVKQL, encoded by the coding sequence ATGTCCTCTTCCCACCCCAAACGCGTCACGCTGCTCGGCTCTACTGGTTCTATCGGTACGCAGGCACTCGACGTTATTCGCGCGCATCCTGGCCGCTTTACGGTCACGGCTCTTTCCGCGCAGTCCAATGCTGAGCTGCTGATCCGGCAGGCGCGTGAGTTTCAACCCGCCGCCGTTGTTATCGGCGACGAGACGAAGTACACTACCGTCAAAAGTGCCCTTGCTGATCAGGCTACTGAAGTACTAGCCGGTGTTGCTGCCCTAGCCGATGTTGCCGGCCGCGACGATGCCGATGTCGTACTCACTGCCATGGTAGGCTACGCTGGCTTGCTCCCGACGGTGCGCGCTATTCGAGCAGGCAAGACCATTGCCCTCGCCAATAAAGAAACGTTGGTAGTAGCTGGCCAACTGATTACTAAGCTGGTCAAAGAATATGGCGTCAGGTTATACCCCGTCGACTCAGAGCACTCGGCTATTTTCCAGTGCTTGGTAGGAGAGGAGCGCAATTCGATTGAGAAAATCATCCTAACGGCTTCCGGTGGTCCGTTCCGAGGGCGCACGGCGGAGCAGCTAGCTACCGTTACGAAAGCCCAGGCGTTGAAGCACCCCAACTGGGACATGGGCGCCAAAATCACCATCGATTCGGCTTCGCTCATGAACAAGGGCTTGGAGGTGATTGAGGCCAAGTGGCTGTTTAATCTCACCGACGAGCAAATTGATGTAGTGGTGCATCCGCAGAGCATCATTCACTCGCTCGTGCAATTTGAAGATGGCTCGCTCAAAGCACAGCTAGGTCTGCCCGACATGAAGCTGCCTATTCAATACGCGCTTGGTTATCCGGAGCGTTTGCCGTCGAGCTTCCCGCGTTTCTCTTTCCTCGATTATCCGCAGCTCACCTTCGAGCAGCCCGATCGTGCTACGTTCCGCAACTTGCCTTTAGCCTTTGAAGCTATGCGTCGCGGCGGCAACGCGCCCTGTATTCTCAACGCGGCCAACGAAGTTGCCGTGGCCGGGTTCTTGCGCGACGAGCTTGGCTTCCTGCAAATGCCTGACCTAGTAGAAAGCTGCCTCACAAAGGTTTCGTACCTTGCCGATCCTTCGCTCGACGACTATGTAGCAACCGACCAGGAAACCCGCCGGGTGGCGCAAGAACTAGTCAAGCAGCTGTAA
- a CDS encoding OsmC family peroxiredoxin: MINQRGNAVWNGDIKGSGNITTQSGTVSAPYSVGARFEGQKGTNPEELIGAAHAGCYTMFLTSILTKDGKQVKQIQTESKVSLDTSGEVPKVVKITLTTEGEVEGISQEEFQQYAEKAKENCPISALLKAVPEMELASATLK, translated from the coding sequence ATGATCAACCAACGTGGCAATGCCGTTTGGAACGGCGACATCAAAGGCAGTGGCAATATCACCACGCAAAGCGGCACTGTTAGCGCGCCTTATTCTGTTGGCGCTCGATTTGAAGGCCAAAAAGGCACCAATCCCGAAGAACTCATTGGAGCCGCGCACGCCGGTTGCTACACCATGTTCCTGACCAGCATCCTGACCAAAGACGGCAAGCAGGTAAAGCAAATTCAGACCGAATCGAAAGTAAGCCTCGACACCTCAGGAGAAGTACCGAAAGTGGTCAAAATCACCCTCACGACGGAAGGTGAAGTAGAAGGCATCTCGCAAGAGGAATTTCAGCAGTACGCCGAAAAAGCGAAAGAGAACTGCCCAATCTCGGCCTTGCTGAAAGCTGTACCCGAAATGGAGCTAGCCTCGGCTACGCTGAAGTAA
- a CDS encoding GH3 auxin-responsive promoter family protein produces MGLKSVLSRPLAAIVHRQYQQWLTQPVATQQRVLADLLAQGGSTAFGRDHDFGAIATAADLARHVPVRDYEALYPYISRVKQGEADVLWPGQPLYLAKTSGTTSGAKYIPLTKASIPNHINGARDALLHYIYHTGRSQFLDGKLIFLSGSPELEQVNGIHTGRLSGIVNHHVPAYLRRNQLPSYQTNTIEDWETKLDHIVEETLNQRMTLISGIPPWVQMYFDRITQRTGKAVKDVFPDFNLFVYGGVNFEPYRKKLFDTIGRPVDSIETFPASEGFIAFQDEPGNPGLLLLLNAGIFYEFIPAERFFESNPPRLTIADVELDKQYALVLNTNAGLWGYSLGDTVRFVSKNPYRVVVSGRIKHFLSAFGEHVIGEEVEQTLREAMAQFPEVDVVEFTVAPRVSDNPAKPSQHEWLIEFATPPHDVAAFAAALDTGLRRRNVYYDDLLSGNILAPLRLTALPNGAFQRYMKSLGKLGGQNKVPRLSNDRNVAEGLLSV; encoded by the coding sequence ATGGGTTTGAAATCGGTCCTGAGCCGCCCGTTGGCAGCTATCGTGCATCGCCAATACCAGCAATGGCTAACGCAGCCGGTGGCTACGCAGCAGCGCGTGTTGGCGGATCTGTTGGCGCAGGGTGGAAGTACTGCCTTTGGCCGCGACCATGATTTCGGGGCTATTGCTACGGCCGCTGACCTAGCCCGCCATGTGCCTGTGCGCGATTATGAAGCCTTGTACCCATACATCAGCCGTGTGAAGCAGGGTGAAGCCGACGTACTCTGGCCCGGCCAACCTTTGTACTTAGCCAAAACCTCGGGCACGACCTCCGGCGCTAAGTACATCCCGCTGACGAAAGCTAGCATTCCCAACCACATCAACGGCGCGCGCGATGCGCTGTTGCACTACATCTACCACACCGGACGGAGCCAGTTTTTGGATGGTAAGCTGATCTTTCTGTCGGGCAGTCCGGAACTGGAACAGGTCAACGGGATTCATACGGGGCGCTTATCGGGCATTGTGAATCACCACGTGCCGGCTTACCTGCGCCGCAATCAGCTACCTAGCTACCAGACGAACACGATCGAGGACTGGGAAACCAAGCTCGACCACATCGTGGAGGAAACCTTAAACCAGCGCATGACGCTGATTTCGGGCATCCCGCCGTGGGTTCAGATGTATTTTGACCGCATCACGCAGCGCACTGGCAAAGCCGTGAAGGACGTATTTCCCGACTTCAACCTGTTTGTATACGGCGGGGTCAACTTTGAGCCCTACCGCAAGAAGCTGTTCGATACCATTGGGCGCCCGGTGGACAGCATCGAAACCTTTCCGGCATCCGAGGGCTTTATTGCCTTCCAAGACGAGCCCGGTAACCCTGGTCTGCTACTGCTGCTGAATGCCGGCATCTTCTACGAGTTCATTCCCGCCGAGCGCTTCTTCGAGTCTAACCCACCTAGGCTCACCATTGCAGATGTCGAACTAGATAAGCAGTACGCGTTGGTACTAAATACGAACGCGGGCCTATGGGGCTACAGCCTCGGCGACACGGTGCGCTTTGTGAGCAAGAACCCATATCGGGTGGTGGTGAGCGGCCGCATCAAGCACTTCTTATCTGCTTTTGGGGAGCATGTGATTGGGGAAGAAGTAGAGCAAACCTTACGCGAAGCCATGGCGCAATTCCCGGAAGTAGATGTCGTCGAGTTTACCGTGGCACCCCGTGTGAGCGACAACCCCGCCAAGCCTTCGCAGCATGAGTGGCTGATCGAATTTGCCACGCCGCCACACGACGTAGCGGCGTTTGCTGCCGCACTGGATACAGGTCTGCGCCGCCGTAACGTGTACTATGATGACTTGCTTAGCGGTAATATTCTAGCGCCGCTTCGGCTGACGGCGTTGCCGAATGGTGCGTTTCAGCGCTACATGAAAAGCCTAGGCAAGCTAGGTGGACAGAACAAGGTACCTAGGTTGAGCAACGACCGGAATGTGGCAGAGGGGTTGCTAAGTGTATAA
- the dnaA gene encoding chromosomal replication initiator protein DnaA, translating to MLKDCRIVWANCLRVIKANVGEQSFRTWFEPIVPVQLHNNVLIIQVPSQFFYEWLEEHYVDVLKKSIYQELGVEGRLEYSIVVDQGNSQNKPRTVNIPTARKAAAPSQPATDAAMVAAGAMTASARNVAAAASAPAPSDTLRNPFEATKGIDRNYLQSQLNNTYSFDNYVEGSCNRLARSAGLAVANKPGTTSFNPLMIYGGVGLGKTHLVQAIGNHIKATNADKFVLYVSAEKFTNQFIESLRNNGVQDFANFYLLVDILILDDVQFLAGKDKTQEMFFHIFNHLHQAGKQIVMTSDRPPRDLNGLEDRLLSRFKWGLTTDLQSPDFETRMAIIQNKMEQDGIDIPPQVVEYLAHSVHTNVRELEGVLISLVAQSSLNRREIDLEMAKQALRHIIEEVEAEVNLDFIQKTVAEYFGVPLDLMKAKTRKKEVVTARQVAMYFAKEHTSHSLKSIGHNFGGRDHSTVIHSVQTVSDLIDSDKSFRSTIQELRKKFAGK from the coding sequence ATGCTGAAGGACTGCCGAATAGTATGGGCCAATTGCCTTCGTGTCATCAAGGCAAACGTGGGGGAGCAGAGCTTCCGCACGTGGTTCGAACCTATTGTTCCGGTTCAGCTTCACAATAACGTTCTCATCATTCAGGTGCCCAGCCAATTTTTTTATGAATGGCTGGAAGAGCACTATGTAGATGTGCTAAAGAAGAGCATCTACCAGGAGCTAGGGGTAGAAGGACGCCTAGAATACAGTATCGTCGTTGATCAAGGCAACAGCCAGAACAAGCCGCGTACCGTCAATATCCCGACGGCTCGTAAGGCGGCGGCTCCCTCGCAGCCTGCCACAGATGCCGCTATGGTAGCAGCCGGAGCCATGACGGCTTCAGCGCGCAACGTAGCCGCGGCAGCCAGCGCCCCTGCGCCCTCCGATACGCTACGAAACCCTTTCGAGGCGACCAAAGGCATCGACCGCAATTATCTGCAGTCGCAGCTCAACAATACGTATTCGTTCGATAACTATGTGGAGGGCAGCTGCAATCGGCTCGCGCGCTCAGCAGGTTTGGCCGTAGCCAACAAGCCAGGCACCACTAGCTTCAACCCGTTGATGATTTATGGTGGCGTGGGGCTAGGTAAGACGCACTTGGTGCAAGCCATCGGCAACCACATCAAGGCTACCAACGCCGATAAGTTCGTGCTGTACGTGTCGGCCGAGAAGTTTACGAACCAGTTCATTGAGAGCTTGCGCAACAACGGTGTGCAGGATTTTGCCAATTTCTATTTGTTGGTAGACATCCTGATCCTGGACGATGTGCAGTTCTTGGCCGGCAAGGACAAGACGCAGGAGATGTTTTTCCACATCTTCAACCACTTGCACCAGGCCGGCAAGCAGATCGTAATGACGTCTGACCGGCCGCCCCGTGACCTGAACGGCTTAGAAGACCGCTTGCTGTCGCGCTTCAAATGGGGTTTGACCACTGACCTGCAAAGCCCGGACTTTGAGACGCGTATGGCCATCATCCAGAACAAGATGGAGCAAGATGGTATTGACATTCCGCCGCAGGTGGTAGAATACCTAGCTCACTCGGTGCACACCAACGTGCGCGAGCTGGAAGGCGTGCTCATTTCGCTGGTAGCCCAAAGTAGCCTCAACCGCCGTGAGATTGACTTGGAAATGGCCAAGCAAGCGCTGCGGCACATTATAGAGGAAGTAGAAGCGGAGGTAAACTTAGACTTCATTCAGAAGACGGTGGCCGAATACTTCGGTGTGCCACTGGACTTGATGAAGGCCAAAACGCGCAAGAAAGAAGTCGTGACGGCTCGGCAAGTAGCTATGTACTTTGCTAAGGAGCATACCAGCCATTCGCTCAAAAGCATTGGCCATAATTTCGGCGGGCGCGACCACAGCACGGTTATCCATTCCGTACAAACCGTTTCAGACCTCATCGACAGCGACAAAAGCTTTCGGAGCACGATTCAGGAGCTACGGAAAAAATTTGCCGGCAAATAG
- a CDS encoding metallophosphatase, with protein sequence MNRRDFLKNSTLGVASVGLLGLSLPAVAASEAKLVILHTNDMHSRIDPFPESDKQWGGLGGMARRAAMIEQVRKQESHVLLLDSGDIWQGTPYFNFFGGELEYKLMSQMGYDATTFGNHDFDNGLEGLQKQLPNAGFPFLIANYDFSKTPLAGRFQPYKVFEKAGHRIGVFGLGIELSGLVADKNFGATQYLDPVAKAKEMVTQLRGPEHCDMVICLSHLGYKYESAKIDDRKLAAQVSGIDLILGGHTHTFMDAPEAINSPNGRATLINQVGWSGINLGRLDYTFTRGTRQPSVAMASVLPVQSA encoded by the coding sequence ATGAATCGCCGCGACTTTCTAAAGAACTCAACGCTTGGAGTAGCTAGCGTAGGCTTGCTAGGCTTGAGCCTGCCCGCTGTTGCTGCTAGCGAGGCAAAGTTGGTTATCCTGCATACCAACGACATGCACTCACGCATCGATCCGTTTCCGGAGAGTGATAAGCAGTGGGGTGGGCTAGGGGGCATGGCCCGCCGTGCCGCGATGATTGAGCAAGTTCGCAAGCAAGAGTCGCATGTGCTGCTGCTCGACTCGGGCGATATTTGGCAGGGTACGCCATACTTCAACTTCTTCGGCGGGGAGTTAGAGTACAAGCTCATGAGTCAAATGGGCTACGATGCCACCACCTTCGGCAACCACGATTTCGACAACGGCTTGGAGGGACTACAGAAGCAATTGCCCAATGCCGGCTTCCCTTTCCTCATTGCTAACTACGATTTCTCGAAGACGCCACTAGCTGGCCGTTTTCAGCCGTACAAGGTGTTCGAAAAAGCAGGTCACCGCATCGGAGTATTTGGGCTAGGTATTGAGCTTAGCGGCTTAGTAGCTGATAAGAATTTTGGTGCCACGCAGTATCTCGATCCTGTGGCCAAAGCCAAGGAAATGGTAACGCAGCTGCGCGGGCCCGAGCACTGCGATATGGTGATTTGCCTGTCGCACCTAGGGTATAAATACGAAAGTGCAAAAATTGATGACCGGAAGCTCGCTGCTCAAGTGAGCGGCATCGACCTAATACTAGGTGGTCATACGCACACGTTCATGGATGCTCCGGAAGCAATTAACAGCCCTAACGGACGAGCTACGCTGATTAATCAAGTAGGATGGTCGGGCATTAACCTAGGTCGACTGGATTATACGTTTACCCGTGGGACGCGTCAGCCTAGTGTTGCCATGGCTTCGGTACTACCCGTGCAATCTGCCTGA
- a CDS encoding DUF6702 family protein, protein MRRLSLLVATLLISLLAAAHTYHASIMELHYNASKQQLEVALKVFTDDFEKALSTGQPRSISLEQSPKPQVTALVSALLRRSIVFGTKPGETLPIQFIGIQKETDAHWLYFAVKLAKPINGIYLRHSLLEDTFPDQMNIVNVEANGKKQSALFKDGDESQKLTW, encoded by the coding sequence ATGCGTCGTTTGTCTTTGCTTGTTGCCACACTCCTGATCAGCTTGCTGGCTGCTGCCCATACCTACCATGCTAGCATCATGGAACTGCACTACAATGCAAGTAAGCAGCAGCTTGAAGTGGCGCTCAAAGTTTTTACTGATGATTTTGAGAAAGCCTTGTCAACCGGTCAACCTAGGTCAATCAGTCTTGAGCAATCACCAAAGCCACAAGTAACCGCCTTAGTAAGTGCCTTACTACGACGTTCTATTGTGTTCGGCACTAAACCCGGCGAAACGTTGCCTATTCAGTTTATTGGCATTCAGAAAGAAACAGATGCGCACTGGCTCTACTTTGCCGTGAAGCTTGCCAAACCGATAAACGGTATTTACCTGCGTCATTCGTTGCTAGAAGACACTTTCCCCGACCAAATGAACATCGTGAACGTGGAAGCTAACGGCAAAAAGCAAAGTGCGCTGTTTAAAGACGGCGACGAAAGTCAAAAGCTGACTTGGTAG
- a CDS encoding 5'-nucleotidase C-terminal domain-containing protein: MSFLRSRVAAFGLLAAVVLAPSCQRAVYQAKPQLAPLTAQPVGKAQPEDAKAAAVIEPYRQRVTQQMSEVLGSAPVPLTKNSGESPLANFVADLQRERASTELHQTIDVGVMTNGGLRSSLPAGLITLGSVFELMPFENELVVLDAPGPVMQQLFDYAARIKMALSNVTYTVEGGKPTNIRIGGQPFNPAKTYTVAISDYLAGGGDNMIFFKALKPRDTGVLLRSAITDRIRQFTKAGQPVTAKVEGRVKGI; encoded by the coding sequence ATGTCTTTCCTTCGTTCTCGCGTAGCTGCTTTCGGATTGTTGGCTGCCGTGGTGCTAGCCCCGAGCTGTCAACGTGCTGTTTACCAAGCCAAACCTCAGCTAGCTCCGCTTACGGCGCAGCCAGTTGGCAAAGCACAGCCGGAAGATGCCAAAGCCGCAGCTGTTATTGAGCCTTACCGCCAGCGAGTAACGCAGCAGATGAGTGAAGTGCTGGGCTCGGCTCCCGTGCCGCTCACCAAAAACTCGGGCGAGTCGCCGCTGGCGAACTTCGTAGCTGACCTGCAGCGCGAGCGAGCCTCCACCGAGCTACACCAGACCATTGACGTGGGCGTGATGACCAACGGGGGGTTACGCTCCTCTCTACCTGCTGGGCTCATTACTCTAGGCTCGGTGTTTGAACTGATGCCCTTCGAAAACGAATTGGTTGTACTCGATGCGCCTGGTCCGGTGATGCAACAGCTTTTTGATTACGCTGCACGCATAAAGATGGCTTTATCGAACGTTACCTACACGGTGGAGGGCGGTAAGCCGACCAACATCCGCATTGGTGGTCAACCATTCAATCCGGCCAAGACTTATACTGTAGCCATTTCGGACTATCTGGCCGGCGGGGGCGACAATATGATCTTTTTCAAGGCGCTAAAGCCCCGCGACACCGGCGTGCTCTTGCGTTCCGCCATCACCGACCGAATTCGCCAGTTCACCAAAGCAGGCCAACCCGTAACGGCCAAAGTAGAAGGAAGAGTAAAAGGCATTTAA
- a CDS encoding 3-oxoacyl-ACP synthase — protein sequence MMIKNELHAACQAYVQQRIDAAQQAMQAAQESANNETKSSAGDKYETGRAMAQEERNRNAVQLQEALKLQAELTRIDPEKACDTVRPGALVATNLGQFYLSISAGKLISDGKEYFAVSSAAPIAVAMNGKRAGEEVLFNGKKIQIAEVA from the coding sequence ATGATGATAAAGAACGAACTTCACGCCGCTTGCCAAGCCTACGTGCAGCAGCGCATCGACGCGGCCCAACAAGCCATGCAAGCCGCCCAAGAATCAGCTAATAACGAAACCAAGAGTAGCGCTGGCGACAAGTACGAAACTGGCCGAGCCATGGCGCAAGAAGAGCGCAACCGTAACGCCGTGCAGCTACAAGAAGCCCTGAAGTTGCAAGCCGAGTTAACGCGCATCGATCCCGAAAAGGCCTGCGATACGGTGCGGCCTGGCGCTTTGGTAGCTACCAACCTAGGTCAGTTTTACCTCAGTATCAGCGCTGGTAAGTTGATAAGTGATGGGAAAGAATATTTTGCCGTATCGTCAGCCGCTCCAATAGCGGTAGCCATGAATGGCAAGCGAGCGGGCGAGGAGGTGCTGTTCAACGGCAAAAAGATTCAAATAGCGGAAGTAGCATAG